From Tistrella bauzanensis, a single genomic window includes:
- a CDS encoding NAD-dependent epimerase/dehydratase family protein codes for MTAAAPDTTTAPRRVIVFGGGQIGTFALRGLRAAGHEVIVADRAPDAAFLHRYGRHAGPVHSLDICDATAVAGLMASCGRIDAVILTAGMTGALAAADPEGARRVALDGTGTVLDAAAAAGIPRAVLVSSLAVYGAPAEADRAAGSLIESRAPIDPPTPYGRILADMERMVTGRRGGMGPDCVLMRIAGVYGPNRFGHGSHSSVLLERMLYCAAQGFSLTLEGYAEDRDDLVYVKDVGAALARAATCADRPEGPINVATGRVVSMAELIAALEAVFGTVDLRLRPPARPRPPLQRLPLDIGRLTGGLGITPGTIEDSLRDYAREAGFDAAAEAPSAEATA; via the coding sequence ATGACCGCCGCAGCCCCCGATACCACAACCGCGCCGCGCCGGGTGATCGTCTTCGGCGGTGGCCAGATCGGCACCTTCGCCCTGCGCGGCCTGAGGGCAGCCGGCCATGAAGTCATCGTCGCCGACCGTGCGCCCGATGCGGCCTTCCTGCATCGCTATGGCCGCCACGCCGGCCCCGTCCACAGCCTCGACATCTGCGACGCCACGGCGGTTGCCGGACTGATGGCATCCTGTGGCCGGATCGATGCCGTGATCCTGACCGCCGGCATGACCGGGGCGCTGGCCGCGGCCGATCCGGAGGGCGCGCGACGCGTGGCGCTGGACGGCACAGGAACCGTGCTGGATGCGGCAGCCGCCGCCGGCATTCCCCGGGCCGTGCTGGTCAGCAGCCTTGCGGTCTATGGTGCGCCGGCAGAGGCCGACCGCGCCGCCGGCAGCCTGATCGAGAGCCGCGCGCCGATCGACCCGCCCACCCCCTATGGCCGCATCCTGGCCGATATGGAGCGGATGGTCACTGGTCGCCGGGGCGGGATGGGGCCGGACTGCGTGCTGATGCGCATCGCCGGGGTCTATGGCCCCAACCGCTTCGGCCATGGCAGCCATTCCTCAGTACTGCTGGAACGGATGCTGTACTGCGCGGCCCAGGGGTTTTCGCTGACCCTGGAGGGCTATGCCGAGGATCGCGACGATCTGGTCTATGTGAAGGATGTAGGGGCGGCCCTGGCCCGTGCGGCCACCTGCGCCGACCGGCCGGAAGGCCCGATCAATGTCGCGACCGGCCGGGTCGTCAGCATGGCCGAACTGATCGCCGCGCTGGAGGCGGTGTTCGGAACCGTGGATCTGCGGCTGAGGCCGCCTGCCCGGCCACGGCCACCCCTGCAGCGGCTGCCGCTCGACATCGGCCGGCTGACCGGCGGCCTTGGGATCACCCCCGGCACGATCGAGGACAGCCTGAGGGATTATGCCCGCGAGGCCGGCTTCGACGCCGCCGCCGAGGCCCCGTCCGCCGAGGCGACTGCGTGA